One genomic region from Prevotella sp. Rep29 encodes:
- a CDS encoding RNA polymerase sigma factor yields the protein MKNLNDMTDEQLAFSYIDGNNKAFDLLLSRNQSRLFSYILFVVRDQDVANDIFQETFVKVITKLHEGKYRDTGKFSAWIMRIAHNVIMDWYRDQKAERIVEPTEGNDLSNLSSKDIIDSNIENLFVNDQILRDVRKMMEQLPASQREVVFMRFYQEMSFKEIAETTGVSINTSLGRMRYAILNLRRMAKDHQIMLQMD from the coding sequence ATGAAAAATCTGAATGATATGACCGACGAGCAGTTGGCATTTTCATACATTGATGGTAACAATAAGGCTTTTGATTTGCTTTTGTCTCGCAATCAATCGAGACTGTTTTCCTATATCTTGTTCGTGGTTCGTGACCAGGATGTAGCGAATGATATTTTTCAAGAGACTTTTGTAAAGGTGATTACCAAACTGCATGAAGGCAAGTATAGGGATACCGGCAAGTTCAGTGCTTGGATTATGCGTATTGCCCACAACGTAATCATGGACTGGTATCGTGACCAGAAGGCAGAGCGCATCGTGGAGCCGACGGAGGGTAACGACCTGTCGAACCTCAGTTCAAAAGACATCATCGACTCGAATATTGAGAATCTTTTTGTCAACGACCAGATTCTGCGAGACGTGAGGAAGATGATGGAGCAGTTGCCTGCCTCGCAGCGCGAAGTGGTGTTTATGCGCTTCTATCAGGAGATGTCGTTTAAGGAGATTGCCGAGACGACGGGTGTGAGCATCAATACCTCGCTTGGACGTATGCGTTACGCCATTCTCAACCTGCGCCGCATGGCTAAGGACCACCAGATTATGCTGCAGATGGACTAA